A region from the Metopolophium dirhodum isolate CAU chromosome 9, ASM1992520v1, whole genome shotgun sequence genome encodes:
- the LOC132952210 gene encoding uncharacterized protein LOC132952210 isoform X1, producing the protein MFAAYVSNNPTFTGSELDYYKMVAEAAELIVIENEELKQKNYELISKSTVFLNENEAYAEEVSKLELEKKELKKENLELRNQINILEKNIIFEKEQVVDSLKDTNIEPIIKNSIILINKMVSDKMNQIEDQVCAKFENLN; encoded by the exons atgtttgcggCATATGTTTCCAATAACCCGACTTTTACTGGGTCCGAAttggattattataaaatggtaGCAGAAGCCGCCGAGTTAATTGTCATTGAAAATGAGGAATTAAAGcaa aaaaattatgaaCTTATTTCCAAGtcaactgtatttttaaatgaaaatgagGCATACGCTGAAGAGGTCAGCAAGTTGGAATTGGAAAAA aaagaacttaaaaaagaaaatttagaGTTAcgcaatcaaataaatatattggaaaagaatataatttttgaaaaagaacaGGTAGTA GACTCTTTGAAGGACACAAATATCgaaccaataattaaaaattcgataatcctaattaataaaatggtCAGCGATAAGATGAACCAAATTGAGGATCAAGTTTGTGCtaagtttgaaaatttgaattaa
- the LOC132952210 gene encoding uncharacterized protein LOC132952210 isoform X2 produces MFAAYVSNNPTFTGSELDYYKMVAEAAELIVIENEELKQKNYELISKSTVFLNENEAYAEEVSKLELEKKELKKENLELRNQINILEKNIIFEKEQDSLKDTNIEPIIKNSIILINKMVSDKMNQIEDQVCAKFENLN; encoded by the exons atgtttgcggCATATGTTTCCAATAACCCGACTTTTACTGGGTCCGAAttggattattataaaatggtaGCAGAAGCCGCCGAGTTAATTGTCATTGAAAATGAGGAATTAAAGcaa aaaaattatgaaCTTATTTCCAAGtcaactgtatttttaaatgaaaatgagGCATACGCTGAAGAGGTCAGCAAGTTGGAATTGGAAAAA aaagaacttaaaaaagaaaatttagaGTTAcgcaatcaaataaatatattggaaaagaatataatttttgaaaaagaacaG GACTCTTTGAAGGACACAAATATCgaaccaataattaaaaattcgataatcctaattaataaaatggtCAGCGATAAGATGAACCAAATTGAGGATCAAGTTTGTGCtaagtttgaaaatttgaattaa